A region from the Streptosporangium sp. NBC_01756 genome encodes:
- a CDS encoding GNAT family N-acetyltransferase, translating into MEPTATAAGYTTRRPLADDAHDIHALISLCDTQVIGKADMTLDDVADELGDPSFDRENDGWVVHDGAGRLVAWAWACRKGSSDNVDIDVVVHPDAPELIGPLWDTVTERAGRLAAGLGHDRAVVDIGLYRQDSGKRAVAAARGFTAATSFVRLLADHEAPLSEPVPPPGVSLHQGLTEEVRRQGHAVQQAGFAEHFGFTPKDYDEWYGELDASASGDWSQLAVARIDGEPAAMLLGTNAFAKDENCGYVRQLAVLPAFRGRGLGRFMLRRAFADDARRGRVGTYLHVDANNSTPALDLYLSVGMRQVLAIDVWRRTI; encoded by the coding sequence ATGGAGCCAACCGCCACCGCCGCCGGGTACACCACCCGGCGGCCTCTGGCCGACGACGCGCATGACATCCACGCGCTGATCTCCCTCTGCGACACGCAGGTGATCGGCAAGGCGGACATGACCCTGGACGACGTCGCCGACGAGTTGGGCGATCCCTCCTTCGACAGGGAGAACGACGGCTGGGTGGTCCACGACGGGGCCGGGCGCCTGGTCGCCTGGGCCTGGGCCTGCCGCAAGGGCAGCAGCGACAACGTGGACATCGACGTGGTCGTGCACCCCGACGCCCCCGAACTGATCGGCCCGCTCTGGGACACCGTGACCGAGCGGGCCGGCCGGCTCGCCGCCGGGCTCGGCCACGACAGGGCCGTGGTGGACATCGGCCTGTACCGGCAGGACAGCGGCAAGCGCGCCGTCGCCGCCGCCCGCGGGTTCACCGCGGCGACGAGCTTCGTCCGCCTCCTCGCCGACCACGAGGCTCCGCTCTCCGAGCCCGTCCCGCCACCCGGCGTCTCGCTCCACCAGGGGCTCACCGAGGAGGTGCGCCGCCAGGGGCACGCCGTCCAGCAGGCCGGGTTCGCCGAGCACTTCGGCTTCACCCCCAAGGACTACGACGAGTGGTACGGGGAGCTGGACGCCTCCGCCAGCGGCGACTGGTCGCAGCTGGCGGTCGCGCGGATCGACGGCGAGCCGGCGGCGATGCTGCTGGGCACCAACGCCTTCGCCAAGGACGAGAACTGCGGCTACGTCCGCCAGCTGGCCGTACTGCCGGCCTTCCGGGGGCGGGGGCTCGGCCGGTTCATGCTGCGCAGGGCCTTCGCCGACGACGCCCGGCGCGGCCGGGTGGGCACCTACCTCCACGTGGACGCCAACAACAGCACACCCGCGCTGGACCTGTACCTGTCGGTGGGCATGCGCCAGGTGCTGGCCATCGACGTCTGGCGCCGGACCATCTGA
- a CDS encoding helix-turn-helix transcriptional regulator, whose protein sequence is MTHPRARRAELASFLRSRRDRITPADVGLPPGLRRRTPGLRREEVALLAGVGVTWYTWLEQGRPINASVQVLDAISRTLGLDEAEREHLYRLADVPAVTDSETCGVLEPETRLILDQLGPLPAAVYNGRYDLLAWNDTYAALFPVLVAQPRATRNALWQLFIAKDCCTPMLNRTEELPQMVATLRAGFGRHLREPAWIDFIRRLSAASPEFARMWATHDVARPGSRMKIFRHSAAGQVRLVSTSMALSSPAETRMVIYTPMDEESRERIVWIRAHPEAPAVPAHTH, encoded by the coding sequence ATGACCCACCCGCGTGCCCGCCGCGCCGAGCTCGCGTCCTTCCTCCGCAGCCGCCGGGACCGCATCACCCCGGCCGACGTGGGCCTGCCACCGGGGCTGCGCCGCCGCACCCCCGGTCTGCGACGCGAGGAGGTCGCCCTGCTCGCCGGGGTCGGCGTCACCTGGTACACCTGGCTGGAGCAGGGACGGCCGATCAACGCCAGCGTGCAGGTGCTCGACGCGATCTCCCGGACGCTCGGGCTGGACGAGGCCGAGCGCGAGCACCTCTACCGGCTCGCCGACGTGCCGGCCGTGACCGACTCCGAGACCTGCGGCGTCCTGGAGCCCGAGACCCGGCTCATCCTGGACCAGCTCGGCCCGCTGCCCGCCGCCGTCTACAACGGCCGCTACGATCTGCTGGCCTGGAACGACACCTACGCCGCACTGTTTCCGGTCCTGGTGGCGCAGCCCCGGGCCACCCGCAACGCCCTCTGGCAGCTCTTCATCGCGAAAGACTGCTGCACCCCGATGCTCAACCGCACCGAGGAACTGCCGCAGATGGTGGCCACCCTCCGGGCCGGCTTCGGACGGCATCTGCGCGAGCCCGCCTGGATCGACTTCATCCGGCGGCTGTCGGCCGCCAGCCCGGAGTTCGCGCGCATGTGGGCCACCCACGACGTGGCCAGGCCCGGGAGCCGCATGAAGATCTTCCGGCACTCCGCCGCCGGGCAGGTCCGCCTGGTCTCCACCAGCATGGCGCTGTCCTCTCCGGCGGAGACCCGGATGGTGATCTACACGCCGATGGACGAGGAGAGCCGCGAGCGCATCGTCTGGATCAGGGCCCACCCGGAGGCGCCGGCGGTGCCTGCCCACACCCACTGA
- a CDS encoding MFS transporter: MTVTSPPAPAALRTPWLLTVILTGQFMAILDVSIVNVASPVIRSDLGASGSGLQMIVSGYTIVYAMLLVTGARLGGRYGGRRLFLYGLAGFTAASLACGLAASSGQLIAFRLLQGAGAALMVPQVLSMIQMNFEGAARARALSLYATVISGGAVAGQVLGGVLVSADLYGTAWRPVFLVNVPIGLGLLVMGAKLLPVGGPPRHRPLDLPGLVTLSLAVSLLVVPLVLGHEQDWPLWGWAAMAASAALAGVFVLVQRRAVAPLVPARVLRAPGVVPSALAVFGVMTTYGGFLFALALHLQGALGDSPLRAGLTFVPSAAAFAVASLNWRRIPARLHRRMIVASYGVAALGYLGLSLALGGGGHGQPFLTVSLVVIGFGLGGAFSPVLAVALTHVVPEDAADTSGLFVMVTQLGQVVGVATFGTLYLELGSATGTGLALAVTALATGACALPLLRRR; encoded by the coding sequence ATGACCGTGACATCCCCTCCGGCTCCGGCCGCCCTCCGCACCCCATGGCTGCTGACGGTGATCCTGACCGGACAGTTCATGGCGATCCTCGACGTCTCCATCGTCAACGTCGCCTCCCCCGTGATCCGTTCCGACCTCGGCGCGTCCGGCTCGGGGCTCCAGATGATCGTCTCTGGTTACACCATCGTCTACGCCATGCTGCTGGTCACCGGTGCCCGGCTGGGCGGCCGGTACGGCGGCCGCCGCCTGTTCCTGTACGGCCTGGCGGGCTTCACCGCCGCGTCCCTCGCCTGTGGCCTGGCCGCCTCCTCCGGGCAGCTCATCGCCTTCCGGCTGCTCCAGGGCGCGGGAGCGGCTCTGATGGTGCCGCAGGTGCTGAGCATGATCCAGATGAACTTCGAGGGGGCCGCGCGGGCCCGCGCGCTCAGTCTCTACGCGACGGTGATCTCGGGAGGGGCGGTGGCCGGCCAGGTGCTGGGCGGCGTGCTGGTCTCCGCCGACCTGTACGGCACGGCATGGCGGCCGGTGTTCCTGGTGAACGTGCCGATCGGGCTCGGCCTGCTCGTCATGGGCGCGAAGCTGCTGCCGGTCGGCGGTCCCCCACGCCACCGCCCGCTGGACCTGCCGGGCCTGGTCACGCTCTCACTGGCCGTCAGCCTGCTGGTGGTGCCGCTGGTGCTGGGCCATGAGCAGGACTGGCCGCTGTGGGGCTGGGCCGCGATGGCCGCGAGCGCGGCGTTGGCGGGGGTCTTCGTGCTGGTCCAGCGGAGGGCCGTCGCACCGCTGGTGCCCGCGCGGGTGCTGCGGGCTCCGGGGGTGGTCCCGTCCGCGCTGGCCGTCTTCGGAGTGATGACGACCTATGGCGGATTCCTGTTCGCTCTCGCCCTGCACCTGCAGGGCGCACTGGGCGACAGCCCCCTGCGGGCGGGTCTGACGTTCGTCCCGAGTGCGGCGGCGTTCGCCGTGGCCAGTCTCAACTGGCGTCGGATCCCCGCGCGCCTGCACCGCCGTATGATCGTCGCCTCTTACGGAGTGGCCGCCCTGGGTTACCTGGGCCTGTCACTGGCGCTGGGCGGCGGCGGGCACGGCCAGCCGTTTCTCACGGTCTCCCTGGTGGTGATCGGGTTCGGCCTGGGTGGGGCGTTCAGCCCGGTGCTCGCGGTGGCGCTCACCCATGTCGTGCCCGAGGACGCCGCCGACACCAGCGGACTGTTCGTCATGGTGACCCAGCTCGGTCAGGTCGTGGGGGTCGCCACGTTCGGCACGCTGTACCTGGAGCTGGGTTCGGCCACCGGCACCGGCCTGGCGCTGGCGGTCACGGCGCTGGCCACCGGGGCGTGCGCGTTGCCGCTGCTGCGCCGGAGATGA
- a CDS encoding MDR family MFS transporter, which yields MKETAVAPGRRREVMVVLPGLMLAMVLAMLDNMIVGTAMPRIVGELGGLTHLSWVVTAYVLGTTVSTPIWGKIGDLYGRKNIFLASIVIFMIGSVLCGMAGSEMLGGPSDGMTQLIAFRALQGLGAGGLMVNAMAIIGDLVPPRERGQYQGIMAAVMSLAMIAGPLVGGFITDHLDWRWAFYVNLPVGFLALALLAVKLKLPKYRTEHRIDWLGAALLSVGITALVLITTWGGNDYEWGSWQILGLAALAVVTLALFIPVERRAAEPIMPLNVFRNRNFSLISGVGFLLGFAMFGAINFLPLFQQTVQGASATNSGLLLLPMMGAAMVVSLFVGQAITKTGKYKLYPVLGGVIMAVGMWLLSTMDVNTPSWQTGVFIAVLGLGMGFLMQTTMLIAQNSVEQKDLGVASSASTFFRSIGGSFGVSLFGAIFNNQLTANLTSKLGAQGEKLASSGGQFNPAALHELPPQVRTGFLESLASSISGVFWWAILFAVLVPLLAAFVQEIPLRGAPEQSGDADTPAPAPVFD from the coding sequence GTGAAGGAGACCGCAGTCGCACCGGGGCGGCGGCGTGAGGTCATGGTAGTGCTACCGGGGCTGATGCTCGCGATGGTGCTCGCCATGCTCGACAACATGATCGTCGGTACGGCGATGCCCCGCATCGTCGGTGAGCTCGGCGGGCTGACCCACCTGTCCTGGGTGGTGACCGCCTACGTGCTCGGCACCACTGTTTCCACCCCGATCTGGGGCAAGATCGGAGACCTGTACGGCAGGAAGAACATCTTCCTCGCCTCCATCGTCATCTTCATGATCGGGTCTGTGCTCTGCGGCATGGCCGGGTCCGAGATGCTGGGCGGTCCCAGCGACGGCATGACCCAGCTCATCGCCTTCCGCGCCCTCCAGGGGCTCGGCGCCGGCGGCCTGATGGTCAACGCGATGGCGATCATCGGTGACCTCGTCCCGCCCCGCGAGCGCGGCCAGTACCAGGGCATCATGGCCGCCGTGATGTCGTTGGCCATGATCGCCGGTCCCCTCGTCGGTGGCTTCATCACCGACCACCTCGACTGGCGCTGGGCCTTCTATGTGAACCTGCCCGTCGGCTTCCTCGCGCTGGCCCTGCTGGCGGTCAAGCTGAAGCTGCCCAAGTACCGCACCGAGCACCGCATCGACTGGCTCGGCGCCGCCCTGCTCTCCGTCGGCATCACCGCGCTCGTCCTCATCACGACCTGGGGCGGCAACGACTACGAATGGGGCTCCTGGCAGATCCTCGGCCTGGCCGCGCTCGCCGTCGTCACGCTGGCGCTGTTCATCCCGGTGGAGCGCCGCGCCGCCGAGCCGATCATGCCGCTCAACGTGTTCCGCAACCGCAACTTCAGCCTGATCTCGGGCGTCGGCTTCCTGCTGGGCTTCGCGATGTTCGGCGCGATCAACTTCCTGCCGCTGTTCCAGCAGACCGTCCAGGGGGCCTCGGCCACCAACTCCGGTCTGCTGCTGCTGCCGATGATGGGCGCGGCCATGGTCGTCTCGCTCTTCGTCGGTCAGGCCATCACCAAGACCGGCAAGTACAAGCTCTACCCGGTCCTCGGTGGCGTGATCATGGCGGTCGGCATGTGGCTGCTGTCCACGATGGACGTCAACACACCCTCCTGGCAGACCGGCGTGTTCATCGCGGTGCTCGGTCTCGGCATGGGCTTCCTGATGCAGACCACCATGCTGATCGCGCAGAACAGCGTGGAGCAGAAGGACCTGGGCGTCGCCAGCAGCGCCTCCACCTTCTTCCGTTCCATCGGAGGATCGTTCGGCGTCTCGCTGTTCGGCGCGATCTTCAACAACCAGCTCACCGCCAACCTGACCAGCAAGCTCGGGGCACAGGGAGAGAAGCTCGCCTCCAGCGGCGGCCAGTTCAACCCGGCGGCCCTGCACGAGCTGCCCCCCCAGGTGCGTACCGGCTTCCTGGAGTCACTGGCCTCGTCCATCTCGGGCGTGTTCTGGTGGGCGATCCTGTTCGCCGTCCTGGTGCCGCTGCTGGCCGCCTTCGTCCAGGAGATTCCGCTGCGCGGCGCTCCCGAGCAGAGCGGTGACGCCGACACCCCGGCCCCGGCCCCGGTCTTCGACTGA
- a CDS encoding AAA family ATPase has protein sequence MTPQQEAAAVVDAVLADLPRHRGVVVDSPPGAGKSTLVVKAAGHIAETGEPLMIVAQTNEQVDDLVERLATEHPDLTVGRLSASGYITPGRVLALPNVSVAGKLPDLGDPAVVIATADKWAWIGDRTWPWAIVDEAYQMRSDKLLRIASRFERSLFVGDPGQLDPFSIVDGDRWAGLSWDPVQSAVSVLLRHNPDLPVHRLPVSWRLPASAAPVVSEAFYPFTGFRAGTGHGDRSLELTVNGMRTSYDRALEEAATSGWALYELPSRHTVRTDAEAVQAVAVLAVRLLQRAPVAHSERGSHRVTADRIAIGAAHRDQVAAIRAAGVPAEITVDTANRLQGREYDVTIVLHPLSGRRDATAFHLESGRLCVLASRHRHACVVVARAGIPELLDAHPSAEPVQLGVPVKFPDGWEANQAVLSHLAKHRVAPDH, from the coding sequence ATGACGCCCCAGCAGGAGGCGGCGGCCGTCGTCGACGCGGTCCTGGCGGACCTGCCCCGTCACCGGGGCGTGGTGGTCGACTCTCCCCCCGGGGCCGGGAAGTCCACCCTGGTGGTGAAGGCGGCCGGGCACATCGCGGAGACCGGCGAGCCGCTGATGATCGTCGCGCAGACCAACGAGCAGGTCGACGACCTGGTGGAACGGCTCGCGACCGAGCATCCGGACCTCACCGTCGGCCGGCTGTCGGCGAGCGGCTACATCACCCCCGGCCGGGTCCTCGCCCTCCCCAACGTCTCCGTCGCCGGGAAGCTGCCCGATCTGGGCGACCCCGCCGTGGTGATCGCCACCGCGGACAAGTGGGCCTGGATCGGCGACCGGACCTGGCCCTGGGCGATCGTGGACGAGGCCTACCAGATGCGTTCGGACAAGCTGCTGCGCATCGCCTCACGGTTCGAGAGGTCGCTGTTCGTGGGCGACCCGGGCCAGCTCGACCCGTTCTCGATCGTGGACGGCGACCGCTGGGCCGGGTTGTCGTGGGATCCGGTGCAGAGCGCGGTCTCGGTGCTGCTGCGGCACAACCCCGACCTGCCGGTGCACCGGCTGCCCGTCTCCTGGCGGCTGCCCGCCTCGGCGGCCCCGGTGGTCTCCGAGGCCTTCTACCCGTTCACCGGTTTCCGGGCGGGGACAGGCCACGGGGACCGGTCACTGGAGCTGACCGTGAACGGCATGCGCACCTCCTACGACCGCGCGCTGGAGGAGGCGGCCACCTCGGGCTGGGCGCTGTACGAACTGCCGAGCCGTCACACCGTGCGCACCGACGCCGAGGCGGTGCAGGCGGTGGCGGTGCTGGCCGTACGGCTGCTGCAGCGGGCGCCGGTCGCGCACTCCGAGCGCGGCAGCCACCGGGTCACCGCCGACCGGATCGCCATCGGCGCCGCGCACCGCGACCAGGTCGCCGCGATCCGTGCCGCCGGGGTGCCCGCGGAGATCACGGTGGACACCGCCAACCGTCTCCAGGGCCGGGAGTACGACGTGACCATCGTGCTCCATCCGCTGTCCGGCCGCCGCGACGCCACGGCGTTCCACCTGGAGTCGGGGCGCCTGTGCGTGCTCGCCTCGCGGCACCGGCACGCCTGCGTCGTGGTCGCCAGAGCGGGCATCCCCGAGCTGCTGGACGCCCATCCGTCGGCCGAGCCGGTCCAGCTCGGCGTGCCGGTGAAGTTTCCCGACGGCTGGGAGGCCAACCAGGCCGTGCTGTCCCACCTCGCCAAGCACCGGGTGGCGCCGGACCACTGA